The DNA sequence GGAACCGACATCAATACCGGAGCGATGCGCTTCACGCTTGGTCGACCGGAACTGGCAGACGGATTGAATTTCGTGGCCGTCGCCGTCGGTCTTTTCGGCATCGCAGAAATCCTGCGAAACCTGGAGACGACGATCGAGCGGACCTCCGTTATCAGCCGTGTGGCAGGCCTCTGGCCAAGTCGTGCAGATTTCAGGGCTATGATCGGTCCAGCGTGCCGGGGCACTTTGCTCGGATCGGCTCTCGGCGTTCTTCCGGGCGGCGGCGCGATCCTGGCGTCGTTTGCGTCCTATGCGCTTGAGAAGAAAATCTCCAAGACGCCGGAGCGATTTGGCCAAGGAGCGATCGAGGGTGTGGCGGGGCCGGAGGCCGCGAACAACGCCGGGGCGCAGACCTCGTTCATTCCCATGCTGACCCTTGGCGTGCCGGCCAATCCCGTCATGGCGCTGATGATCGGCGCGATGATCATCCAGGGGATCGTGCCGGGACCACAGGTTGCAACTGAGCAACCCGTTTTGTTTTGGGGCCTCATCGCCTCGATGTGGATCGGCAACCTGCTTCTGGTCATCCTCAATTTGCCTCTAATAGGCTTGTGGGTTAAGCTTCTGACCGTTCCCTACACGGTGCTCTTTCCGGCCATCCTCGCCTTCGCCTCCATCGGCGTCTACAGCGTGAACTCCAACACGTTCGATCTCTATGTGATGGCAGCGTTCGGTGTGTTTGGCTACGCTCTGTCGAAGCTGGATTTCGAGCCTGCGCCCATGCTGCTGGGCTTCGTCCTCGGGCCCCTGCTGGAGGAGCATCTGCGCAGGGCGATGACGATTTCGCACGGCGACGTTTCCGTCTTCTTTACCCGGCCCATCAGCGCAGGACTTCTGACGGTTGCCCTCATCGTGCTGATTGTCGCCTTTCTTCCTAACATCGCGAGACGTCGCAAACAGGTCTTCGTCGAGGAAGACTGATAGAATTGGAGCATGACTTTGGAAAAAAGAACCAACCGCATACACAAGATCGCTTCCATCGCCGGTGACGGCATCGGCAAGGAAGTCGTTCCCGAAGGCCTCCGGGTTCTTGAAGCGGCGTCGAAGAAGTTCGGCTTCGAGCTCCAGATCGACACCTTCGACTTTGCCTCCTGCGACTACTACGTGAAGCACGGCCAAATGATGCCGGAGGACTGGAAGGCGCAGATCGGCAGCCATGATGCCATCTTCTTCGGCGCAGTCGGCTGGCCAGAGATCGTTCCCGACCATATCTCGCTCTGGGGCTCGCTCATCCGGTTCCGGCGCGAGTTCGACCAGTATGTCAGTCTGAGGCCCGTGCGGTTGATGCCGGGCGTGACCTCGCCGCTGGCCGGGCGTGGTCCAGGGGACATCGATTTCTACGTCGTCCGTGAAAACACCGAGGGCGAATATTCATCGGTCGGCGGGCGCATTTTCCCGGGAACCGAGCGGGAAACGGTTCTCCAGGAAACGGTGATGACGCGCATCGGCGTCGATCGGATCCTGAAATTCGCCTTCGATCTCGCGCAGACGCGCCCCCGCAAGCGGCTGACCTCCGCCACCAAGTCGAACGGTATCTCCATCTCGATGCCCTATTGGGACGAGAGGGTCGAGGAGATGGCGAAGTCCTATCCGGATATCGCCTGGGACAAATACCATATCGATATTCTCTGCGCCCATTTTGTTCTCAATCCCGATCGCTTCGACGTGGTTGTGGCATCAAACCTGTTCGGCGACATCCTGTCTGATCTGGGACCGGCCTGCACCGGTACGATCGGCATCGCGCCGTCGGGAAACATCAACCCGGAGCGGAAATTCCCCTCTTTGTTCGAGCCCGTCCACGGATCGGCGCCGGACATCGCAGGACAGGGCGTTGCCAATCCGATCGGCCAGATATGGTCGGCCGCGATGATGCTGGAACATCTTGGAGAGTATGACGCCAGCGCAGCCGTGATGGCTGGCATCGAGACCGTTCTCGCGGACCAAAGGCTGCGGACACGCGACCTTGGCGGAAGCGCGGATACCGTCACCTGCGGAACTGCCGTCGCGGAGACTCTTGGATGACATGACCGGCTTAGGTAATGAGTGCGCCGGCAGGTAACCACTATTTGAAGCCAAAGCGGCATAGGCGGCAATCATTGCTGTGGAGCCGGATAGAGCCGGTGCAGTCAGTTCCCCTTGTTTCTGCCGCATATTCTTCATTCCATTTCGTCGAACTGTGAGAGATGCCATGCCGAAACGGCACTAATACAAATCGTCAGAGCATTGGAATGTGCGGCTACCCCCGGCTACCAAGGCTTTAGTCCTCTCGTCTGATCGCTACGAAGGTGCGGCAGAGAGGCCACATTCGCTACCTACCTAAAAACTGAACGGGAGATCCAAATGCGTATCGTCGACGTCTGCGAAGTCACCAAGCCCATCGCTTCGCCCATCCGCAATGCCTATATCGACTTCTCGAAGATGACAGCCAGCCTCGTCGCCGTCGTCACCGATGTCGTCAGGGACGGTCGCCGCGTCGTCGGCTATGGCTTCAACTCGAACGGTCGTTATGGCCAGGGTGGCCTTATCCGCGAACGGTTCAAGGACCGTATTCTCGAAGCCGATCCGGCAGACCTGATCAACGACATCGGCACAAATCTCGACCCGCACAAGATCTGGGCGAAAATGATGATGAACGAAAAGCCCGGCGGTCATGGCGAGCGGTCGGTCGCCGTTGGCACCATCGACATGGCGATCTGGGATGCGGTCGCCAAGATCGAGGGCAAGCCGCTCTTTCGCCATCTCGCCGACATGAAGGGCCGGGAAGCCAACCCGAAGGTCTTCGTCTATGCCGCCGGCGGCTACTACTACCCAGGCAAGGACAACAGCGCGCTGCGCAAGGAAATGCGCGGCTATCTCGACCGCGGCTACAATGTCGTGAAAATGAAGATCGGCGGCGCCTCCATTGACGAAGACCGCGGCCGCATCGAATCCGTCCTGGAGGAAATCGGCTCGCAGGCGAAGCTTGCAGTGGATGCAAACGGTCGCTTCGATCTGGAGACCGGCATCGCCTATGCCAAGATGCTCCGCGACTACCCGCTCTTCTGGTACGAGGAAATCGGCGACCCGCTGGACTATTCGCTGCAGGCGGCGATCTCCGAATTCTACGATGGCCCGATGGCGACCGGCGAAAACCTCTTCTCCCACCAGGATGCCCGCAACCTGCTGCGCCACGGCGGCATGCGGCCCGACCGTGACTTCCTGCAGTTCGACTGCGCGCTTTCGTACGGTCTCGTCGAGTACCTTCGCACGCTCGACGTGCTGCGCCAGTTCGGCTGGTCGCCGTCGCGCTGCATCCCGCATGGCGGTCACCAGATGTCGCTCAACATCGCCGCTGGCCTCGGGCTGGGCGGTAACGAGAGCTATCCGGATCTGTTCCAGCCCTATGGCGGCTTCCCGGACGGCGTGAAGGTCATCGACGGCCACATCACCATGCCGGAACTGCCGGGCATCGGCTTCGAAGGCAAGTCCGACCTGATCAAGGTCATGCGTGAACTCGCCGAGTAGTGGTGTCGTGCGTCGGGAGCGTTCATGAAGCTCCCGACGCTTTTTCTTAGACTGATACGCAGCGCGATCTGGCGCGCACCTATTTTCCGTTCACAGCATGATACGCGTATCAAGCCCGTACCGGGGCGGGGCGCCGAGATGGTCGCGCAGGGTCGTTCCCGAGTAGTCGTGATGAAATAGTCCGCGTTCCTGCAGGAGAGGGACCACCTGATCGACGAGCGCATCGATACCGTCCTCGTAGACGTCGGGCGACAGCCAGAAGCCATCGGCCGCACCCGCCTCGAACCAGGTCTGCATATGGTCGGCAGCTTCGACCGCCGGGCCGGCGATGACCGGGTGGTAGTCGATCACGCCATGCGCCAGAATATCCCGCAGGCTCCAGCCCTCCCGAGCGATGTCGAGGGCACGGGCCGACCGGGGATCGCGCGGTGAAGGGCGAGCAGTCACAAGTTGAGCCGTTGACAGCGGCTCGTCGAGCCGTGCCGCGTCTAGCTGCAATCCCAACATCTGCCCGAGATATTCTACGCGCTGCGGGAAGGTTTCCCCGCTGACCGTAATCCGGCGATCAAGCCCGCTTCGTCTGTCGGGCGTGATCGTCGTCATGAGGCCGGGGAAAAACTTTATCTCGTCAG is a window from the Pararhizobium gei genome containing:
- a CDS encoding tripartite tricarboxylate transporter permease encodes the protein MDLIGNLGLGLSAALTPYNILFCFVGTLLGTLVGVLPGIGPTATIAMLLPITLSLSPETSLIMLAGIYYGAQYGGSTTAILINLPGESSSAVTALDGYQMARQGRAGPALAAAALSSFFAGTIATVVVAALAPPLTSIALKFGSPEYFGLMVLGLAASIVLARGSVLKTIAMVSMGLVFGLVGTDINTGAMRFTLGRPELADGLNFVAVAVGLFGIAEILRNLETTIERTSVISRVAGLWPSRADFRAMIGPACRGTLLGSALGVLPGGGAILASFASYALEKKISKTPERFGQGAIEGVAGPEAANNAGAQTSFIPMLTLGVPANPVMALMIGAMIIQGIVPGPQVATEQPVLFWGLIASMWIGNLLLVILNLPLIGLWVKLLTVPYTVLFPAILAFASIGVYSVNSNTFDLYVMAAFGVFGYALSKLDFEPAPMLLGFVLGPLLEEHLRRAMTISHGDVSVFFTRPISAGLLTVALIVLIVAFLPNIARRRKQVFVEED
- a CDS encoding tartrate dehydrogenase, whose protein sequence is MTLEKRTNRIHKIASIAGDGIGKEVVPEGLRVLEAASKKFGFELQIDTFDFASCDYYVKHGQMMPEDWKAQIGSHDAIFFGAVGWPEIVPDHISLWGSLIRFRREFDQYVSLRPVRLMPGVTSPLAGRGPGDIDFYVVRENTEGEYSSVGGRIFPGTERETVLQETVMTRIGVDRILKFAFDLAQTRPRKRLTSATKSNGISISMPYWDERVEEMAKSYPDIAWDKYHIDILCAHFVLNPDRFDVVVASNLFGDILSDLGPACTGTIGIAPSGNINPERKFPSLFEPVHGSAPDIAGQGVANPIGQIWSAAMMLEHLGEYDASAAVMAGIETVLADQRLRTRDLGGSADTVTCGTAVAETLG
- a CDS encoding mandelate racemase/muconate lactonizing enzyme family protein, which codes for MRIVDVCEVTKPIASPIRNAYIDFSKMTASLVAVVTDVVRDGRRVVGYGFNSNGRYGQGGLIRERFKDRILEADPADLINDIGTNLDPHKIWAKMMMNEKPGGHGERSVAVGTIDMAIWDAVAKIEGKPLFRHLADMKGREANPKVFVYAAGGYYYPGKDNSALRKEMRGYLDRGYNVVKMKIGGASIDEDRGRIESVLEEIGSQAKLAVDANGRFDLETGIAYAKMLRDYPLFWYEEIGDPLDYSLQAAISEFYDGPMATGENLFSHQDARNLLRHGGMRPDRDFLQFDCALSYGLVEYLRTLDVLRQFGWSPSRCIPHGGHQMSLNIAAGLGLGGNESYPDLFQPYGGFPDGVKVIDGHITMPELPGIGFEGKSDLIKVMRELAE